The following proteins come from a genomic window of Metarhizium brunneum chromosome 2, complete sequence:
- the MGA2 gene encoding Protein MGA2, whose protein sequence is MSSGEFHEFSDDEFAASNLFDFSNSPDTLQSLDAIGSTDQKSFLNPQELTTAGPFPDSPNDSYHDSSSESASSSKRTGSSDSTKTPITTGDSTMDDGADIKMEWGAANYSSYDDDENAFTFGREADSSAMEGLYGFGEQDDSFMDRSFDFESASSSPEAQNAGQTAMASPAMPTIKTNNSSAKVARKPNSKPKTVTHKKQSSQYSTLSTGVKTSGSREVSPMSAMVTSHNSSPAANFLNSPSPLGNHINGNTIWPNRVDVTPATAPDALPTPVQFSNQMPQPMLMPQHIPLYNSTPVYNFTGGYELRILPTPLKSRVETQIPIKMTLSPLPPGVTKLHLPTHTISKPKLLARPCAERSPDTLELHVNLVCTSAMEQGDFKKKALERAAVVPQGYLPELDDEKNSPQNGGDVRICAGCISRERKRAARKKIKKPEEEKIWGQDEERRVIVFNTQEVKEWQPLSGVLDARGRPDPVVTRAMQIDAPMRIACYCRHHSEKMGFNVIFTIKDFRDRLIAQAMSNPIMITDDHKTHPMAQASNPQVSETVTSTTIPIHMPQPMESNHIAPAPGVQNGSFQVSSPNADGNSQQGGQSPYSGSVVSGKTTPTMSTPAVTGRTLSRPSSPNQGGPAKKRKSSSSRVPNGLTMTRLDTSPPPGSQITSAQISTATSPFSPNPSPFQQPEQIFGPMNGPAPFANEPPTPGSNDQLPFFSNRSASMDNLAIAQMYSAPASSHPSRAPSPNGLRNSVAGGMQNQFTQSLAANLYPLPLGVNQARAPPTIHKIIPNEGPKIGGIEVTVLGAAFFQGLEVFFGDQKATTTTYWGDSSLVCLLPPSPVAGAVAVTFKHQGIPGALNFAMGKQPPTFKYIDDNEDKLIRTALSVLGHKMSGQMVDVSDLARRILNDGNSTWASGGGSSSSAGGPMFNHAATSREHLESQLLKCLDLIDLDDSTHKTRLDLKRSTGHTMLHLACSLGYHRFVAALLARGANPDARDKGGFTPLHMAAIHNHPEIVRRLMLVGADPTIRSLSSLTPADVAQSRAVLRAIRHSERHVRSRSGGSLHSRTSSATSLRSLWEPMTRAHTHDEPISIDSSEESPEYTSGDFEDEDPDEDVYLTMRRASSMRQDEESSEHIEEPARPDSGMASPTTALAAALKDQVQQQLQQFQQSMTLHLQNLAHFPQMPALPGMAMLPDYQAYFQRVQQLMPGMSGARPGSAGSTGENQGKMDGRWWDISSYMNNASAVPPPAYEDIFPQQDVDRKQESAIRAAAEAEADMKCATLYDQTTSTTTTSTTRAKAEAPEILKIGRKNAITKEQQEQFLRAREIKLKSLRSDRNLFFVWIPLLLVVVCAMLYSYFPSLFPFLWTSVRALVQAGHNRASRLVSTAPERVVEI, encoded by the exons ATGTCCAGCGGCGAATTTCACGAATTCTCCGACGATGAATTTGCGGCTTCCAACCTCTTTGACTTCTCAAACAGCCCCGATACACTACAGAGCCTGGACGCCATTGGCTCCACCGATCAGAAATCCTTTTTAAACCCTCAGGAACTGACGACCGCTGGACCCTTTCCTGATTCCCCCAACGACTCTTATCACGACTCGTCTTCCGAGTCGGCTTCGTCCTCAAAGAGGACTGGCAGCTCCGACTCGACCAAGACGCCTATTACCACCGGCGATAGCACTATGGATGACGGCGCTGATATCAAGATGGAGTGGGGTGCAGCCAATTATTCTTCctatgacgacgatgagaaTGCATTCACATTCGGCCGCGAGGCTGATTCTTCCGCCATGGAGGGGCTGTACGGGTTTGGCGAGCAGGACGACAGCTTCATGGACCGCTCTTTTGATTTTGAGAGCGCTTCAAGTAGCCCCGAGGCACAAAATGCTGGCCAAACCGCCATGGCGTCCCCAGCCATGCCCACCATCAAGACGAATAACAGCTCCGCAAAGGTTGCACGCAAACCCAATAGCAAGCCCAAGACAGTTACTCATAAGAAGCAAAGCTCA CAATATTCAACATTGTCAACCGGCGTCAAGACTTCAGGTTCGAGGGAGGTCTCTCCCatgtcggccatggtgacgagCCACAATTCATCTCCAGCGGCTAATTTTCTCAACTCGCCTTCTCCTCTTGGCAACCACATCAATGGAAACACCATCTGGCCTAACAGAGTAGATGTCACGCCGGCCACAGCACCGGATGCGTTGCCCACTCCCGTGCAGTTTAGCAACCAGATGCCTCAGCCGATGCTTATGCCTCAACATATCCCACTTTACAACAGCACTCCTGTTTATAACTTTACTGGCGGCTACGAGTTAAGAATCTTGCCCACACCTCTGAAATCGCGTGTCGAGACGCAAATTCCTATCAAAATGACATTGTCGCCTTTGCCACCCGGTGTAACCAAGTTGCATTTGCCTACCCACACCATATCTAAGCCTAAGCTACTCGCTCGGCCGTGCGCTGAACGATCTCCCGACACCCTAGAATTACACGTCAACTTGGTGTGCACAAGTGCGATGGAGCAAGGGGatttcaagaagaaggcgttggAGAGAGCCGCAGTAGTACCACAGGGATACTTGCCAgagcttgatgatgaaaagaaCTCGCCACAAAACGGAGGGGATGTTCGGATTTGCGCTGGGTGTATCTCGCGAGAGCGGAAACGAGCAGCGCGAAAGAAGATCAAGAAGccagaggaggagaagattTGGGGTCAAGACGAGGAGCGACGTGTCATTGTCTTCAATACCCAGGAAGTCAAGGAATGGCAGCCCCTGAGCGGTGTCTTGGACGCCCGCGGACGCCCTGATCCAGTAGTCACTCGTGCTATGCAAATCGATGCTCCCATGAGAATTGCCTGCTACTGCAGGCATCATAGCGAGAAGATGGGCTTCAACGTCATCTTCACCATCAAGGACTTTCGAGATCGCCTTATTGCACAGGCCATGTCCAACCCAATCATGATTACAGACGACCACAAGACTCATCCTATGGCTCAGGCCTCGAACCCTCAAGTATCAGAGACGGTCACCTCGACCACAATCCCCATCCATATGCCCCAGCCTATGGAGAGCAATCACATTGCGCCGGCGCCCGGCGTTCAAAACGGATCATTTCAGGTCTCTTCGCCTAATGCAGACGGTAATTCCCAGCAAGGTGGACAGTCGCCCTACTCAGGTTCTGTCGTCTCCGGGAAGACGACTCCCACCATGAGTACCCCAGCAGTAACTGGACGAACTCTTTCTCGACCTTCTTCGCCTAACCAAGGCGGCCcggccaagaagagaaagtcaagcagctcgagggTACCTAACGGCTTGACGATGACAAGGCTGGATACTTCACCGCCGCCAGGCTCTCAAATAACTTCAGCACAGATCTCTACGGCGACATCTCCTTTCTCTCCCAATCCAAGTCCATTCCAACAACCAGAGCAGATATTTGGGCCTATGAATGGCCCAGCTCCATTTGCGAATGAGCCCCCTACTCCGGGTAGCAATGACCAGCTACCGTTCTTCTCTAACCGTTCCGCGAGCATGGACAACCTGGCAATAGCTCAGATGTATTCTGCGCCAGCATCAAGCCACCCAAGTCGTGCCCCTAGCCCTAATGGTCTGAGAAACAGTGTTGCCGGCGGCATGCAAAATCAGTTCACGCAAAGCCTGGCAGCCAACCTGTATCCCCTGCCTCTCGGCGTCAACCAAGCACGAGCGCCTCCAACTATTCACAAAATCATCCCAAATGAGGGACCCAAAATTGGAGGCATCGAGGTTACTGTCTTGGGTGCTGCATTCTTCCAGGGCCTGGAGGTCTTCTTTGGTGATCAGAAGGCTACTACTACAACATACTGGGGCGACTCTTCTCTCGTCTGCTTGCTGCCCCCGTCACCCGTTGCCGGGGCTGTTGCGGTGACTTTCAAGCATCAAGGCATCCCTGGGGCTCTAAATTTCGCCATGGGAAAGCAACCGCCTACGTTCAAGTACATTGACGACAACGAGGACAAGCTCATTAGGACAGCTCTGTCTGTGCTGGGACACAAAATGTCTGGCCAAATGGTGGACGTCAGTGATTTGGCGCGCCGAATTCTCAATGACGGCAACTCAACTTGGGCCAGTGGGGGtggctcatcatcatcagctgGTGGTCCAATGTTCAACCACGCTGCCACCTCTCGTGAACATCTCGAGTCGCAGCTTCTCAAGTGCTTGGATCTCATTGACCTTGATGACAGCACCCACAAGACACGCCTCGATCTGAAGAGATCCACGGGCCACACTATGCTACATTTGGCCTGTTCGCTAGGCTATCATCGGTTTGTCgctgctcttcttgcccGCGGCGCCAACCCCGATGCCCGCGACAAGGGAGGATTCACGCCGTTGCACATGGCTGCCATCCACAATCACCCCGAGATTGTGAGACGCCTGATGCTTGTTGGCGCAGACCCGACGATTCGAAGCTTATCCAGCCTCACGCCTGCTGATGTAGCCCAGTCACGAGCCGTTCTGCGTGCAATCCGCCACTCTGAGCGACACGTACGATCTAGAAGCGGTGGCTCTCTCCACAGCCGAACCAGCAGTGCTACCTCGCTACGTTCCTTGTGGGAGCCAATGACTAGAGCACACACTCATGATGAGCCTATCTCGATAGATTCAAGCGAGGAGAGCCCTGAATACACATCTGGGGActttgaggatgaggaccCCGACGAGGATGTTTACCTCACGATGAGACGCGCCAGCTCTATGAGGCAAGACGAGGAATCTTCCGAGCATATCGAAGAACCAGCTCGGCCCGACAGTGGAATGGCTTCTCCCACAACGGCACTTGCGGCTGCCTTGAAGGATCAGGTACAGCAACAGCTCCAACAGTTCCAACAGTCTATGACACTGCATCTGCAGAACCTCGCCCACTTCCCTCAGATGCCCGCCCTACCAGGAATGGCGATGCTCCCTGACTATCAGGCATATTTCCAGCGTGTGCAGCAGCTCATGCCAGGCATGTCTGGTGCCCGCCCTGGATCGGCTGGATCGACCGGCGAGAACCAAGGCAAGATGGACGGCCGTTGGTGGGATATCAGCTCTTACATGAACAACGCGAGCGCAGTGCCACCTCCTGCGTATGAAGATATCTTCCCACAACAAGATGTGGACAGGAAGCAGGAATCTGCTATCCGAGCCGCTGCGGAAGCTGAGGCTGATATGAAGTGTGCAACCTTGTACGATCAGACCACATCGACCACGACGACAAGCACGACTCGTGCCAAGGCCGAAGCTCCGGAGATTCTCAAGATTGGACGCAAAAacgccatcaccaaggagCAACAGGAGCAATTCCTGCGGGCACGTGAGATCAAGCTGAAGAGCCTCCGCAGCGACCGAAACCTCTTCTTCGTTTGG ATTCCTCTTCTCCTGGTAGTAGTGTGCGCTATGCTTTACAGCTATTTCCCCTCACTGTTCCCTTTCCTTTGGACCTCAGTCCGAGCCCTGGTACAGGCTGGCCATAATCGAGCATCTCGGCTGGTGAGCACAGCACCCGAACGCGTTGTAGAAATATGA